From uncultured Fusobacterium sp., one genomic window encodes:
- a CDS encoding GntR family transcriptional regulator — protein sequence MNLININKHKNENNRAYTYRVLKENIMRLNLKPGESISEIELSEALNVSRTPVREAIVKLSEEKLVDVFPQRGSFVSKINLNLVEEAVFLRELCEKKILEIACKDPVSDTLINELEKNIEYQKIVINFNRDLHEFFDLDNYFHTLIFDYYNKKNVWKVIQRLATHYDRLRLIDALERINLETTVKQHIEIVNLIKEKNNRKVNSLVNKHLFNFKEVINKFMEKYPEYFS from the coding sequence ATGAACTTAATAAATATTAATAAACATAAAAATGAAAACAACAGAGCTTATACTTATAGAGTATTAAAAGAAAATATTATGAGGCTAAATCTAAAACCAGGAGAGAGCATTAGTGAAATTGAACTTAGTGAAGCTCTAAATGTAAGTAGAACTCCTGTTAGAGAAGCTATTGTAAAATTATCAGAAGAAAAATTAGTTGACGTTTTTCCTCAAAGAGGTTCCTTCGTTTCTAAAATAAATCTTAATTTAGTTGAAGAAGCTGTATTTTTAAGAGAACTTTGTGAAAAAAAGATTTTAGAGATTGCTTGTAAGGATCCTGTTTCAGATACTCTAATCAATGAATTAGAAAAAAATATTGAGTATCAAAAAATTGTTATAAATTTCAATAGAGATCTTCATGAATTTTTTGATTTGGATAACTATTTTCATACTTTAATCTTTGATTATTACAATAAAAAAAATGTTTGGAAAGTTATACAAAGACTTGCTACTCACTATGATAGATTACGTTTAATAGATGCTTTAGAAAGAATAAACCTTGAGACTACGGTTAAGCAACATATTGAAATTGTAAATCTTATAAAAGAAAAAAATAACAGAAAAGTTAATTCACTTGTCAATAAACATCTTTTTAATTTTAAAGAAGTTATTAATAAGTTTATGGAAAAATATCCTGAATACTTCTCATAA
- a CDS encoding aminotransferase class I/II-fold pyridoxal phosphate-dependent enzyme, protein MISFKNDYSEGALPYVMEALLKTNMEQTVGYGDDEYTAEAIATIKEKIKCDDCYIRLLVGGTQTNLLAIAHSLRPHEAVIAPTTGHISVHEAGAIEATGHKVIEVPTENGKLDVESVRKMVELHMDFHMVQPKMVYISNPTEIGTIYSKEELKSLSDYCKEAGLYLYLDGARMASALASEKNDIALEDYAKYTDAFYLGGTKCGLLFGEALVLINKELRQHNFIHITKQRGATLAKGRLLGVQFKELFSGDRYEEVGRHSNEMAMMIKRACLAQNIELKTDSYTNQQFPILPNTMIDELGKKYRYEFWEKVDDKTSVIRFVTSWATRKEDVEELISDIEVLSKKYL, encoded by the coding sequence ATGATAAGTTTTAAAAATGATTATAGTGAAGGAGCATTACCATATGTAATGGAAGCTCTATTAAAAACAAATATGGAACAAACAGTAGGATATGGTGATGATGAATATACTGCTGAGGCAATAGCAACAATAAAAGAGAAGATAAAATGTGATGATTGTTATATAAGATTATTAGTTGGAGGAACTCAAACAAATTTATTAGCGATAGCTCATTCACTTAGACCACATGAGGCAGTTATAGCACCTACAACAGGACACATAAGTGTACATGAAGCAGGAGCTATAGAAGCTACTGGACATAAAGTAATTGAAGTTCCTACAGAAAATGGGAAACTAGATGTAGAATCAGTAAGAAAAATGGTAGAACTACATATGGATTTTCATATGGTACAACCTAAAATGGTATATATTTCAAACCCTACAGAGATTGGAACAATCTATAGTAAAGAGGAGTTAAAATCTTTATCTGATTATTGCAAAGAAGCGGGATTATATTTATATTTAGATGGAGCAAGAATGGCATCAGCACTTGCTTCAGAAAAAAATGATATAGCATTAGAGGATTATGCTAAGTATACAGATGCTTTTTATCTAGGAGGAACAAAATGTGGATTACTTTTTGGAGAAGCATTAGTTTTAATAAATAAAGAATTAAGACAACATAACTTTATACATATTACAAAACAAAGAGGAGCCACTTTAGCAAAAGGAAGATTACTAGGAGTGCAGTTTAAAGAACTATTTAGTGGAGATAGATATGAGGAAGTTGGAAGACACTCTAATGAAATGGCAATGATGATAAAAAGAGCTTGCTTAGCACAAAATATAGAGCTAAAAACAGATTCTTATACAAATCAACAATTTCCTATTCTTCCAAATACAATGATTGATGAGTTAGGAAAAAAATATAGATATGAATTTTGGGAAAAGGTAGATGATAAAACATCTGTTATTCGTTTTGTAACTTCATGGGCAACTAGAAAAGAAGATGTAGAAGAGCTAATAAGTGATATAGAAGTTTTATCAAAGAAATATCTATAA
- a CDS encoding ABC transporter substrate-binding protein, translating into MKKRFFTFLFMLVTLFSTVLHAETTVIVAQDADAKTLDPAASNDVPSHRVTLQIYDNLVAREGTKLVPGLAESWTQVDPLTLDLKIRKGVKFHNGDPLTVKDVVFSLIKVKNDPSMMSFFVDVDKIEALDDETVRITTKKPFGPLVGYLAHYGAGILSEKAVTEAGKSYGQHPVGTGPFKFESWSSGDRIVLKANPDYYQGKPAIDTLIFRTIPEGTNRTIALETKEVDIALDIEAMDHDMVRNHPDLKLLQKPALTMNYVGFNTTKPPFDKKEVRQAIAYAIDLQSMVDAIYLGAATPASSSVAPAVFGYNKDLQVRKQDIAKAKELLAKAGYPNGFKAKIWTNNNNVRKDTAVILQDQLKQIGIDVEIELLEWGAYLDRLANREHDMFLLGWTPSPDGDSAMYAVFHSKNHGSAGNRMWYTNARVDECLDKGRESTVPEEREAAYQEAQAIIMDELPLIPLVWPDNNAGIQKNIKGFELDLENQHKLYPVSKE; encoded by the coding sequence ATGAAAAAAAGATTTTTTACATTTTTATTTATGTTAGTAACACTTTTCTCAACTGTACTTCATGCTGAAACTACAGTAATTGTAGCACAAGATGCTGATGCTAAAACATTGGATCCAGCAGCATCTAACGATGTACCATCACATAGAGTAACTTTACAAATTTATGATAACTTAGTAGCTAGAGAGGGAACGAAATTAGTTCCAGGATTAGCTGAAAGTTGGACACAAGTAGATCCATTAACATTAGATTTAAAAATAAGAAAAGGAGTTAAATTTCATAATGGAGATCCTTTAACTGTTAAAGATGTTGTATTTAGTCTTATAAAAGTAAAGAACGATCCTAGTATGATGAGCTTTTTTGTTGATGTAGATAAAATTGAAGCATTAGATGATGAAACTGTAAGAATTACTACTAAAAAACCTTTTGGACCATTAGTAGGGTATCTTGCTCATTATGGTGCAGGAATATTAAGTGAAAAAGCCGTAACAGAAGCAGGAAAAAGTTATGGACAACATCCAGTAGGAACTGGACCATTTAAATTTGAATCTTGGTCTTCTGGAGATAGAATAGTTTTAAAAGCTAACCCAGATTATTATCAAGGTAAACCAGCTATTGATACATTAATATTTAGAACTATTCCAGAAGGAACAAATAGAACAATAGCTCTTGAAACTAAAGAAGTGGATATCGCTCTTGATATAGAAGCTATGGATCATGATATGGTAAGAAACCATCCTGATTTAAAACTTCTTCAAAAACCAGCTCTAACAATGAACTATGTAGGATTTAATACTACAAAACCACCATTTGATAAAAAAGAAGTTAGACAAGCAATAGCTTATGCAATAGATTTACAAAGTATGGTAGATGCAATATATTTAGGAGCAGCTACTCCAGCTAGTTCATCAGTAGCTCCAGCAGTATTTGGATATAATAAAGATTTACAAGTTCGTAAACAAGATATAGCTAAAGCTAAAGAATTATTGGCAAAAGCTGGGTATCCAAATGGATTTAAAGCAAAAATTTGGACAAATAATAATAATGTGAGAAAAGATACAGCTGTGATTTTACAAGACCAATTAAAACAAATAGGAATCGATGTTGAAATAGAACTACTTGAATGGGGAGCATATTTAGATAGATTAGCTAATAGAGAGCATGATATGTTCCTATTAGGATGGACACCAAGTCCAGATGGAGACTCAGCTATGTATGCTGTATTCCATTCTAAAAACCATGGAAGTGCTGGGAATAGAATGTGGTATACAAATGCCAGAGTTGATGAGTGTTTAGATAAAGGTAGAGAATCAACAGTACCAGAAGAGAGAGAAGCTGCTTATCAAGAAGCTCAAGCTATTATAATGGATGAATTACCTTTAATTCCATTAGTATGGCCAGATAATAATGCTGGAATTCAAAAGAATATAAAAGGATTTGAACTAGATCTTGAAAATCAACATAAATTATATCCAGTGAGTAAAGAATAG
- a CDS encoding MBL fold metallo-hydrolase produces MKVSILGSGSGGNSIFVESNGVKLLVDAGFSCKKIEEKLNSINKNLGDIDALLITHEHSDHIQGAGIISRKFDIPIYITPESYSAGEKKLGKIAEKNLKIIQNESFLLKNSLKVLPFDVMHDAERTVGYRIESECGKRIAISTDIGYVNNIVRENFKDIDIMIIESNYDYNMLMTCNYPWDLKARVKGRNGHLSNNDAAKFIKEMYSDRLKKVYLAHISKDSNNYDLARRTLEEELTDNKINLNFEVALQDRVTDLFEL; encoded by the coding sequence ATGAAAGTTTCGATATTAGGAAGTGGAAGTGGAGGAAACTCAATATTTGTAGAAAGTAATGGAGTAAAACTTTTAGTTGATGCTGGATTCAGTTGTAAAAAAATAGAGGAAAAATTAAATAGTATAAATAAAAATTTAGGAGATATAGATGCTCTCTTAATAACTCATGAGCATTCAGATCATATACAAGGAGCAGGAATTATCTCTAGAAAATTTGATATTCCTATATATATAACTCCTGAAAGTTATAGTGCAGGAGAGAAAAAATTAGGAAAAATAGCTGAAAAAAATCTGAAAATCATTCAAAATGAAAGTTTTTTATTAAAAAATTCACTTAAAGTTTTACCTTTTGATGTGATGCATGATGCAGAAAGAACAGTAGGATATAGAATTGAAAGTGAATGTGGAAAAAGAATAGCAATCTCAACAGATATAGGATATGTAAATAATATAGTGAGAGAGAATTTTAAAGACATAGATATTATGATTATAGAATCAAATTATGATTATAATATGTTGATGACTTGTAATTATCCATGGGATTTAAAAGCTAGAGTAAAAGGTAGAAATGGACATCTTTCAAATAATGATGCAGCTAAATTTATAAAAGAGATGTATAGTGATAGATTAAAGAAAGTTTATTTAGCTCATATAAGTAAAGATAGTAATAATTATGATTTAGCTAGAAGAACTTTAGAGGAAGAGCTAACAGATAATAAGATTAATTTAAATTTTGAAGTAGCTCTACAAGATAGAGTAACAGATCTATTTGAGCTATAA
- a CDS encoding uracil-DNA glycosylase family protein: MINNEEINDLWKTIEFEVGGLGTNYGEKTDMKLLIGSGNREASILFIGDDPDLYQNEELKVASGSSGEFLIKLCDIEGIYPDEYYITTLAKKECKYREYMEEEQEQLKEIIDMQIALIKPEIVVALGPEVARVLLNRDVKIGEERGKIIPWIGGIKLLLTYDVNFVKKSRNDSGKKSKVALDFWGDLKLLKQEIEKNVGEEEN; this comes from the coding sequence ATGATTAATAATGAAGAAATCAATGATCTTTGGAAAACAATTGAATTTGAAGTTGGTGGATTAGGAACAAATTATGGAGAGAAAACTGATATGAAGCTTTTAATAGGAAGTGGAAATAGAGAAGCTTCAATTTTGTTTATAGGTGATGATCCGGATCTATATCAAAATGAAGAATTAAAAGTAGCTTCAGGTTCAAGTGGAGAGTTTTTAATAAAGTTATGTGATATTGAAGGAATATATCCTGATGAGTATTATATAACAACTTTAGCTAAAAAAGAGTGCAAGTATAGAGAATATATGGAAGAAGAGCAAGAGCAACTAAAAGAGATAATTGATATGCAAATAGCTTTAATTAAACCTGAAATAGTAGTAGCTTTAGGCCCTGAAGTAGCTAGAGTATTGTTAAATAGAGATGTAAAAATAGGAGAGGAGAGAGGGAAAATTATTCCATGGATAGGTGGAATAAAGCTTCTTCTTACTTATGATGTAAATTTTGTAAAAAAATCAAGAAATGATAGTGGAAAAAAATCAAAAGTAGCTCTTGATTTTTGGGGAGACTTAAAACTTCTTAAACAGGAGATAGAAAAAAATGTTGGAGAAGAAGAAAACTAG
- a CDS encoding 5-formyltetrahydrofolate cyclo-ligase translates to MLEKKKTRDRIKKLRLNLTKEQVAEDSELIYNKIIDSKIFESAKVIMSYMSFQNEIDTEKINEYIISCGKKLLLPKMIDREIIKPIEYTGEFEIDNSFGIKEPVGEIYNGDIDLIIVPGVVFDIEGNRIGYGRGYYDRFLKLYPRARKISLAYEFQIIDNLEVEEHDEKIDEIVTKNNIIRIKKY, encoded by the coding sequence ATGTTGGAGAAGAAGAAAACTAGAGATAGAATAAAAAAATTACGATTAAATTTAACAAAAGAGCAAGTAGCAGAAGATAGTGAGCTCATCTATAATAAAATTATAGATAGTAAGATTTTTGAAAGTGCAAAAGTAATAATGAGTTATATGAGTTTTCAAAATGAGATTGACACAGAGAAAATAAATGAATATATAATTTCTTGTGGAAAAAAACTTCTTTTACCTAAAATGATAGATAGAGAGATAATAAAGCCTATTGAATATACAGGAGAGTTTGAAATAGATAACTCTTTTGGAATAAAAGAACCAGTTGGAGAAATATATAATGGTGATATAGATTTGATTATAGTTCCAGGAGTAGTTTTTGATATAGAAGGGAATAGAATAGGATATGGAAGAGGTTATTATGATAGATTTTTAAAACTATATCCTAGAGCAAGAAAAATATCTTTAGCTTATGAATTTCAGATTATAGATAATTTAGAAGTAGAAGAACATGATGAAAAAATAGATGAGATAGTTACAAAAAATAATATCATAAGAATTAAGAAATATTGA
- a CDS encoding YebC/PmpR family DNA-binding transcriptional regulator: protein MAGHSKWNNIQHRKGAQDRKRASLFTKLGRELTIAAKEGGGDPGFNPRLRLAIEKAKAGNMPKDILERAIKKGTGELEGVDYMEMRYEGYGPAGTAFIVDVVTDNKNRSASEIRTAFTRKGGNLGTDGAVSWMFKKQGVITVKSEGLDADEFMMAALEAGAEDVSDEGDVFEVITDYTEFQTVLENLKAAGYSYEEAEIAMNPENKVEITDLETAKKVMVLYDALDDLDDVQEVYANFDIPEELLEQLD from the coding sequence GTGGCAGGACATAGTAAGTGGAATAATATCCAACATAGAAAAGGTGCACAAGATAGAAAGAGAGCTAGCTTATTTACTAAATTAGGAAGAGAGCTTACAATAGCAGCTAAAGAAGGTGGAGGGGATCCAGGATTTAACCCAAGACTTAGACTAGCAATAGAAAAAGCAAAAGCAGGAAATATGCCTAAAGATATATTAGAAAGAGCTATTAAAAAAGGAACTGGAGAATTAGAAGGTGTAGACTACATGGAAATGAGATATGAAGGGTATGGTCCAGCAGGAACAGCTTTCATAGTAGATGTAGTTACTGATAACAAAAATAGATCAGCTTCAGAAATAAGAACAGCTTTCACAAGAAAAGGTGGAAACTTAGGAACAGATGGTGCTGTATCATGGATGTTTAAAAAACAAGGAGTAATCACTGTAAAATCTGAAGGATTAGATGCTGATGAATTTATGATGGCAGCTCTTGAAGCTGGTGCAGAAGATGTATCAGATGAAGGAGATGTATTTGAAGTAATCACTGATTATACAGAGTTCCAAACTGTTTTAGAAAATTTAAAAGCTGCTGGATACTCTTATGAAGAAGCAGAAATCGCTATGAATCCAGAAAATAAAGTAGAAATTACAGATTTAGAAACAGCTAAAAAAGTAATGGTTCTATATGATGCACTTGATGATTTAGATGATGTTCAAGAAGTTTATGCAAACTTTGATATTCCAGAAGAATTATTAGAACAATTAGATTAA
- the recG gene encoding ATP-dependent DNA helicase RecG has translation MLKEEYMNIYNSLEDVEIKYFDEKNIKKLRSLGVKSLYDLFYYFPRSYDDRTNIMKINELRGDEYVVLKASLMKIVAPPTHSGVKMVKATATDGTGIIEIVWFQMPYLRKTLKLGEEYIFIGQVKRGYVFQMVNPEFKLSSNQRKLDEGEILPIYSTSKDLPQNSFRKLIKEAVKSKKQLFLENIPESILKKYKILSREEALTDIHFPKNSKSIEEAKRRFAIEELLVLEMGILQKRFEIDNENKSKYTLEDKKTLVKKYLESLSFNLTKAQKRVITEIYKDLSNGRIVNRLVQGDVGSGKTIVSMILLLYMVENSYQGVLMAPTEILAVQHFLSVKEKFEKLGVRVELLTGSFKGKTKEKLLNDIKEGNVDIVIGTHALIEENVYFKKLGLIIIDEQHRFGVVQRKLLRDKGVLANLVVMSATPIPRSLALSIYGDLDVSVIDELPPGRKPIKTKWISNDEDSDIMYDFIGKKLSQGRQAYFIAPLIEESEKLAAKSTEELYEEVSKKLPMYKIGVLHGRMKNSEKDEVMKRFKNRELDILVSTTVIEVGVDVPNATIMVINNSERFGLSALHQLRGRVGRGEYQSYCFLVSKTENATSKARLQIMEETQDGFKIAEEDLKLRKSGEIFGTKQSGFSDLKFTDIVHDIKTIKLVKEICVDYLKENRGKIENPYLKYDIEEKFKEN, from the coding sequence ATGTTAAAAGAAGAATATATGAATATATATAATTCTCTTGAAGATGTAGAGATAAAGTATTTTGATGAAAAAAATATAAAAAAGTTAAGAAGTTTAGGAGTAAAATCTCTATATGACCTGTTTTACTATTTCCCAAGATCTTATGATGATAGAACTAATATTATGAAAATAAATGAACTACGTGGAGATGAGTATGTAGTTTTAAAAGCTTCCTTAATGAAAATAGTTGCTCCACCTACACATTCTGGGGTAAAAATGGTAAAGGCAACAGCTACTGATGGAACTGGAATAATAGAGATAGTATGGTTTCAAATGCCATATTTGAGAAAAACTTTAAAATTGGGAGAGGAATATATCTTTATTGGTCAAGTAAAAAGAGGATATGTTTTTCAAATGGTAAATCCAGAGTTTAAATTGAGTAGCAATCAAAGAAAATTAGATGAGGGGGAGATACTTCCTATTTATAGTACAAGTAAGGATCTACCTCAAAATAGTTTTAGAAAATTGATAAAAGAAGCAGTAAAAAGTAAAAAACAACTATTTTTAGAAAATATTCCAGAGAGCATATTGAAAAAATACAAGATATTAAGTAGAGAAGAAGCTTTAACAGATATACACTTTCCTAAAAATAGCAAAAGTATAGAGGAAGCTAAAAGAAGATTTGCAATAGAAGAGCTATTAGTATTAGAAATGGGGATTCTTCAAAAAAGATTTGAAATAGATAATGAAAATAAAAGCAAGTATACCTTAGAAGATAAAAAAACTTTAGTTAAAAAATATCTAGAAAGTTTAAGTTTTAATTTAACAAAAGCTCAAAAAAGAGTTATAACCGAGATATATAAAGATCTTTCTAATGGAAGAATAGTAAATAGACTTGTGCAAGGTGATGTAGGAAGTGGAAAGACTATTGTTTCAATGATTTTATTATTATATATGGTGGAAAACTCTTATCAAGGGGTATTGATGGCTCCAACAGAGATATTGGCAGTGCAACATTTTTTATCAGTAAAAGAGAAATTTGAAAAACTTGGTGTAAGAGTGGAACTTCTTACAGGAAGTTTTAAGGGTAAGACAAAAGAAAAACTTTTAAATGATATAAAAGAGGGAAATGTTGATATTGTAATAGGGACCCATGCACTAATAGAGGAAAATGTCTACTTTAAAAAATTAGGATTGATTATAATAGATGAACAACATAGATTTGGAGTAGTACAGAGAAAGCTTTTGAGAGATAAGGGAGTTTTAGCAAATTTAGTAGTAATGAGTGCAACACCTATTCCTAGATCTTTAGCTTTAAGTATTTATGGGGATCTAGATGTTTCAGTTATAGATGAGTTACCACCTGGAAGAAAACCAATAAAAACTAAGTGGATATCTAATGATGAAGATAGCGATATTATGTATGATTTTATTGGTAAAAAGCTTTCTCAAGGGAGACAAGCTTATTTTATAGCCCCTCTTATAGAAGAGAGTGAAAAATTAGCTGCTAAGTCCACAGAGGAACTTTATGAAGAGGTAAGTAAAAAACTTCCAATGTATAAAATAGGAGTTCTTCATGGAAGAATGAAAAACTCTGAAAAAGATGAGGTAATGAAAAGATTTAAAAACAGGGAGTTAGATATACTTGTTTCTACAACAGTAATAGAAGTTGGAGTGGATGTGCCTAATGCTACAATAATGGTAATTAATAACTCAGAACGTTTTGGACTTTCAGCATTACATCAATTGAGAGGAAGAGTAGGAAGAGGAGAGTATCAATCATACTGTTTTTTAGTTTCAAAGACAGAGAATGCAACTTCTAAAGCAAGATTGCAGATAATGGAAGAAACTCAAGATGGATTTAAAATAGCTGAGGAAGATTTGAAACTTAGAAAATCTGGAGAGATATTTGGAACAAAACAAAGTGGATTTAGTGATTTGAAATTTACTGATATAGTTCATGATATAAAAACTATAAAATTAGTTAAAGAGATATGTGTAGATTATCTCAAAGAAAATAGAGGAAAAATAGAAAATCCATATTTAAAATACGATATTGAAGAAAAATTTAAAGAAAACTAG
- a CDS encoding proline--tRNA ligase, whose product MRFSKSFIKTLKETPKEAETASHKLLLRASMIKKLTSGVYTYLPLGYKALKKVENIVREEMDRAGAQEILMPVLQPAELWKESGRWEVMGPLMMKLQDRNKRDFVLGPTHEEVITDLIRNEISSYKSLPLNLYQIQTKFRDEIRPRFGLMRGREFVMKDAYSFHTSQESLDEEFLNMRDAYSRIFSRCGLKFRPVEADSGAIGGSGSQEFHVLADSGEDEIIYCDSCEYAANVETATSKVEPAPVEDLKAAELVDTPNVSKIEDVVNYLNIPYSKTVKAMMYRDMGTDQVYMVLIRGDYEVNETKLRNVINAVDVALLTDEELEKHGLIKGFIGPYGIELKDIKVLADEEVTKINNHTAGGNKLDTHYINVNYGRDYTADIVADVKTVKPGETCPRCGGKLHSARGIEVGHIFKLGTKYSQALNATYLDDKGESKVMIMGCYGIGVSRTLASAIEQNNDEFGIIWPTALAPYVVDVIPANIKNEDQVKVAEEIYNALLADGIDSMIDDRDERPGFKFKDADLIGFPFKVVSGKKAGEGIVELKIRRTGETLEVSKDEVVAKVRELMKQY is encoded by the coding sequence ATGAGATTTAGTAAGAGTTTTATAAAAACACTTAAAGAAACTCCTAAAGAAGCAGAAACAGCAAGTCACAAGCTTCTTTTAAGAGCATCAATGATTAAAAAATTAACTAGTGGAGTATATACTTATCTTCCATTAGGATATAAGGCTTTAAAGAAAGTTGAAAACATAGTAAGAGAGGAAATGGATAGAGCAGGAGCTCAAGAAATATTAATGCCAGTTCTTCAACCAGCTGAACTTTGGAAAGAAAGTGGAAGATGGGAAGTTATGGGACCTCTTATGATGAAATTACAAGATAGAAATAAGAGAGATTTTGTATTAGGACCAACACATGAAGAGGTAATAACAGATCTTATAAGAAACGAGATCTCTTCATATAAATCTTTACCATTAAATCTATATCAAATTCAAACAAAATTCAGAGATGAAATAAGACCAAGATTTGGACTTATGAGAGGAAGAGAATTTGTAATGAAAGATGCTTATTCTTTCCATACATCTCAAGAATCACTAGATGAAGAGTTCTTAAATATGAGAGATGCATATTCAAGAATATTCTCAAGATGTGGATTAAAATTCAGACCAGTTGAGGCAGACTCAGGGGCAATTGGTGGAAGTGGATCACAAGAATTCCATGTTCTTGCAGATTCTGGAGAAGATGAAATTATCTATTGTGATTCATGCGAATATGCAGCTAACGTAGAAACTGCAACAAGCAAGGTAGAACCAGCACCAGTTGAAGATTTAAAAGCTGCTGAACTTGTAGATACTCCAAATGTATCTAAAATAGAAGATGTTGTTAATTACTTAAATATCCCTTACAGTAAAACTGTAAAAGCTATGATGTACAGAGATATGGGAACAGATCAAGTATATATGGTTTTAATTAGAGGAGATTATGAAGTAAACGAAACTAAATTAAGAAATGTAATCAATGCAGTAGATGTAGCTTTACTTACAGATGAAGAGCTTGAAAAACATGGATTAATAAAAGGATTCATCGGACCTTATGGTATAGAATTAAAAGATATAAAAGTACTAGCTGATGAGGAAGTAACAAAAATCAATAACCATACAGCAGGTGGAAATAAATTAGATACTCACTATATCAATGTAAATTACGGAAGAGATTATACAGCTGATATAGTTGCTGATGTAAAAACTGTAAAACCTGGAGAAACTTGCCCAAGATGTGGAGGAAAACTTCATAGTGCAAGAGGAATAGAAGTAGGACATATATTCAAATTAGGAACTAAATACTCTCAAGCATTAAATGCAACTTATCTAGATGATAAGGGAGAAAGTAAAGTTATGATAATGGGATGCTATGGAATTGGAGTATCAAGAACTTTAGCATCTGCTATTGAACAAAATAATGATGAATTTGGAATTATATGGCCAACAGCATTAGCTCCATATGTAGTTGATGTTATTCCAGCTAATATAAAAAATGAAGATCAAGTAAAAGTTGCTGAAGAGATTTACAATGCTCTATTAGCTGATGGAATAGACTCAATGATAGATGATAGAGATGAAAGACCTGGATTCAAATTTAAAGATGCAGATCTTATTGGATTCCCATTTAAAGTTGTTTCAGGTAAAAAAGCTGGAGAAGGAATTGTTGAATTAAAAATAAGAAGAACAGGAGAAACATTAGAAGTTTCTAAAGATGAAGTAGTAGCAAAAGTAAGAGAATTAATGAAACAATATTAA